From a region of the Acidobacteriota bacterium genome:
- a CDS encoding TonB-dependent receptor, giving the protein MRLLRGVGLLLGLLALMPLTGWAQPAQTGTISGTVMDSSNAVLPGVTVTVTSQDRGFMRTTVTDGNGRYLFPAVPIGQYRVIATLQGFNTAEASNNVVETSKNTDLPLTLTVGALTDTVVVTGSTPIVDTTTATATTTVRREEFDKLPVGRNYQSLIGAAPGVVGTGNVNALGALTSNNLFIIDAVDTTDPTTGTFGTNLNFEAIQEVSVYTSAAGVEYSRAQGAIVNVVTKSGTNRFEGSAKYIFLNDEWDEQNTTKSEVTGASLARVKFDQVNPVYSFTGGGPIWRDRAWFFGTYELAQSTSPQRQTVGQIPEDFQQVREDKFSNIRGTVQLAEGHTAWVKYYRSPSDGFVIDYWGAAAERESLTGQSQSASNWAAQWSGVVRNNWSMEAAFANYASLITVDTFEASGRLANAPIFNVAESKYYNGATFSGFVERPRQQFNVASNWFLSPGGRSHNIKVGYDFQNLESSSQFDYPNRQLYFAESYVQATGAMVPQSRRDFDAGPSTSTGKIHAVFARDKFELSDRISLEAGVRYELQTGTSDVGSDTVDTAVFTPRVSGTYDITGDGKTLVTGSYGRYYASIIQGFSDAFASVPQQTNYDNFVWNGSAYVFSNRVQLSGSTFRPNTDLEPYHMDEGTIGFQRQFGQSLGAGVRFITRKWDNLIDDVRTFNPDNTILRQVVNYEPAERKYRGVQLTFEKRFANNWNAQGSYTYSQTRGNHFANNFTTLGDYLDAQCRTTADLTVGNGGIIPCAEVNNGANKYGSPIYDRPHNFKLNAAYVRGFGPVNVTVGMLTDFISKRRYQKERTVNVLTPGTQNNAGPTATYYYNELGSDVLDGMENVTDFSTELTWKVAGSHQAGFRAEAFNLFNNEEKIISNNVTWCGNTATAACTTAVNNFGKASARGSFLQPRRYRFSLIYRF; this is encoded by the coding sequence ATGAGATTGCTACGAGGCGTAGGGTTGTTGTTGGGCCTGCTGGCCCTGATGCCGCTGACCGGCTGGGCGCAGCCTGCGCAGACCGGCACCATCTCCGGCACCGTGATGGACAGCTCAAACGCGGTTCTGCCCGGCGTAACGGTCACCGTCACCAGCCAGGACCGCGGGTTCATGCGAACGACGGTGACTGATGGGAACGGCCGCTACCTGTTTCCGGCGGTGCCGATTGGCCAGTACCGGGTGATTGCGACCCTGCAGGGTTTCAACACTGCCGAGGCCTCCAATAACGTCGTCGAGACCAGCAAGAACACCGACCTGCCCTTGACGCTGACCGTGGGCGCCCTGACGGACACCGTGGTCGTGACCGGGAGCACCCCGATCGTCGACACGACGACCGCGACGGCGACCACGACGGTGCGCCGCGAAGAGTTCGACAAGCTGCCGGTCGGCCGCAACTATCAGTCGCTGATCGGCGCGGCCCCCGGCGTGGTGGGCACCGGCAACGTCAATGCGCTCGGAGCGCTGACGAGCAACAACCTGTTCATCATCGACGCGGTCGACACGACCGATCCGACCACCGGCACCTTTGGCACCAACCTGAATTTCGAAGCCATCCAGGAAGTGTCCGTGTACACCTCGGCGGCCGGCGTTGAGTACAGCCGCGCGCAGGGCGCGATTGTCAATGTCGTCACCAAGTCGGGCACGAACCGCTTCGAGGGGTCGGCCAAGTACATCTTCCTGAACGATGAGTGGGACGAGCAGAACACGACCAAGAGCGAGGTGACCGGCGCGTCGCTCGCACGGGTCAAGTTCGACCAGGTCAATCCGGTGTATTCGTTCACCGGCGGCGGGCCGATCTGGAGGGACCGGGCGTGGTTCTTCGGTACCTACGAGCTGGCCCAGAGCACCTCGCCGCAGCGGCAGACCGTCGGCCAGATCCCCGAGGACTTCCAGCAGGTGCGCGAGGACAAGTTCTCGAATATCCGCGGCACCGTGCAGCTCGCCGAGGGACACACGGCCTGGGTCAAGTATTACCGGTCGCCTTCCGACGGGTTCGTCATCGACTATTGGGGCGCCGCCGCCGAACGCGAATCCCTGACCGGACAGAGCCAGAGCGCCTCCAACTGGGCGGCGCAGTGGAGCGGCGTGGTGCGCAACAACTGGTCCATGGAGGCCGCGTTCGCGAACTATGCCTCGCTGATCACGGTCGACACGTTCGAGGCCAGCGGCCGCCTGGCGAACGCGCCAATCTTCAACGTCGCCGAGAGCAAGTACTACAACGGCGCGACGTTCTCGGGCTTCGTCGAGCGCCCGCGGCAGCAGTTCAACGTCGCGAGCAACTGGTTCCTGTCGCCCGGCGGCCGGTCGCACAACATCAAGGTCGGGTACGACTTCCAGAACCTCGAGTCCAGCTCCCAGTTCGACTACCCGAACCGGCAGCTCTACTTCGCCGAATCCTACGTCCAGGCCACCGGCGCCATGGTGCCGCAGTCGCGGCGCGACTTCGATGCCGGCCCGTCGACCTCCACCGGCAAGATTCACGCGGTCTTCGCGCGCGACAAGTTCGAGCTGAGCGATCGCATCTCGCTCGAAGCCGGCGTGCGCTACGAGCTGCAGACCGGCACCAGCGACGTCGGCTCCGACACGGTCGATACCGCCGTCTTCACGCCGCGTGTTTCGGGCACCTACGACATCACCGGCGACGGCAAGACGCTGGTGACCGGCAGCTACGGACGCTACTACGCCAGCATCATCCAGGGCTTCTCCGACGCCTTCGCCAGCGTGCCGCAGCAGACCAACTACGACAACTTCGTCTGGAACGGCAGCGCGTATGTGTTCTCGAATCGGGTACAGCTGAGTGGCTCGACCTTCCGGCCGAACACCGACCTCGAGCCGTATCACATGGATGAGGGCACCATCGGCTTCCAACGGCAGTTTGGCCAGTCGCTCGGTGCCGGCGTGCGGTTCATCACCCGCAAGTGGGACAACCTGATCGACGACGTCCGCACCTTCAACCCCGACAACACGATCCTGCGCCAGGTCGTCAATTACGAACCCGCCGAGCGCAAGTATCGCGGCGTTCAGCTCACCTTCGAAAAGCGGTTTGCCAACAACTGGAACGCCCAGGGCAGCTACACCTACTCCCAGACCCGCGGCAACCATTTCGCCAACAACTTCACCACCCTCGGGGACTACCTCGACGCCCAATGCCGGACCACCGCCGACCTCACGGTCGGGAACGGCGGCATCATCCCGTGCGCGGAAGTCAACAACGGCGCCAACAAGTACGGCTCGCCGATTTACGACCGTCCGCACAACTTCAAGCTGAACGCCGCCTACGTGCGCGGGTTCGGGCCGGTCAATGTCACGGTCGGCATGTTGACCGACTTCATTTCGAAGCGGCGCTACCAGAAAGAGCGAACCGTCAACGTCCTGACGCCCGGCACGCAGAACAACGCCGGTCCGACCGCGACGTACTACTACAACGAGTTGGGCTCCGACGTTCTTGACGGCATGGAGAACGTCACCGACTTCTCGACCGAGCTGACCTGGAAGGTCGCCGGCAGCCACCAGGCCGGATTCCGGGCGGAGGCCTTCAACCTCTTCAACAACGAGGAGAAGATCATCAGCAACAACGTCACCTGGTGTGGCAACACCGCCACCGCCGCGTGCACGACCGCGGTCAACAACTTCGGCAAGGCCAGCGCGCGCGGCTCGTTCCTGCAGCCGCGCCGCTACCGCTTCTCGCTGATCTATCGGTTCTAA
- a CDS encoding CHAT domain-containing protein, with protein MTWRQRVGTVTGVLVVVLALASGGAAAQSAVTADERTASPYHLSQGSRSMVERAERHERLARVAQAGGDHAQAARHLAKACYARSELTIDVGLSAPACQQARTLARVHKVVDAEVSLLATEGNMRAWSLDIPGAVNRLTAAIARGAELDPSRPEGGPLNDAHFTFGAIMIEAGQYDAAHRELTFARDNCTKSGNPTCLAYAETWLCRLHTQLGNYGAARAACQAAQAAADGDVFVLMNLGWMRADLEAALGRDDASLAAWLAAWHTAQVRGGEMLWPTLMNSIADTLVRLGRLDEADVWQRKLEQANASGFFPDSYLPQMAMRRGQIAMARGRPDEAATAFTAAAESSMYEVMVGAQYGLAAARHARRDFAGAGVALEQAITRIEAGRTSITGATLRASYLSLHAKAYRELIRVRWEAEGPAAAAAALEIAEAGRARALLDALSSAQVAGAAAPTLSAAAVQATLGQDDVLVEYVSADNLLLAITVTRDHLAMTALPLAGTATDLGRRIDFFSALVQESKDETRLGPTASRLYNDVLAPALAGLPSTARNLIIAADGPLHRLPFDALGHPVPLIERWNIVTVPSATVLANRVRRDQHTGAALVVAAPATTAALDPLPAAAAEAAAIRRRVGGEVAELTGTEATKTHLAAHGLSRFAVLHFANHAVVDEERPLRSALMLAGDDRWTAEEIYRQKLGADLVVLSACSTAAGAPSPGEGVMSLSRAFLYAGAAATLATLWDVPDAPGPIFADVLYRELAAGQPLGAAAANARRELRRRGAPPRAWAAYVLTGSPGAQVGITARPAPWHYSASTAGNLAVMLLLASVVVFFTTPGRTWVVTSAAGAAAAGVAVILVMPWPAGSLGLQSGGEVDRGATGASIEPIVSHDRLVWMPVPSADEHIVEVFDATGLPIGPATTTPSPFAIPATTADGWIRVEARRQGELLARSALVRLAGRPR; from the coding sequence GTGACGTGGCGGCAACGGGTCGGGACCGTCACCGGGGTCCTGGTCGTCGTCCTGGCCCTCGCAAGTGGTGGCGCGGCGGCGCAGTCCGCCGTCACCGCGGACGAGCGGACGGCTTCGCCGTATCACCTGAGCCAGGGCTCCCGCAGCATGGTGGAACGGGCCGAGCGCCACGAGCGGCTGGCCCGCGTGGCCCAGGCCGGGGGCGACCACGCGCAGGCCGCGCGGCACCTCGCCAAGGCGTGCTACGCGCGTTCGGAACTGACGATCGATGTCGGGTTGAGCGCGCCGGCCTGCCAGCAGGCACGCACGCTCGCGCGCGTCCACAAGGTGGTCGATGCCGAGGTGTCGCTGCTGGCGACCGAAGGCAACATGCGGGCCTGGAGCCTGGACATCCCAGGCGCCGTGAATCGCCTGACGGCGGCCATCGCGCGCGGCGCCGAACTCGATCCCAGCCGGCCGGAAGGTGGCCCGCTGAACGATGCGCACTTCACCTTCGGCGCCATCATGATCGAGGCGGGCCAGTATGACGCCGCGCACCGCGAGCTGACCTTCGCGCGCGACAATTGCACCAAGTCCGGCAACCCCACGTGCCTGGCCTACGCGGAGACCTGGCTGTGCCGCCTCCATACCCAACTGGGCAATTACGGCGCGGCGCGCGCGGCGTGTCAGGCGGCACAGGCGGCGGCCGATGGCGACGTCTTCGTGCTGATGAACCTCGGCTGGATGCGGGCCGACCTCGAAGCCGCATTGGGACGCGACGACGCCTCGCTCGCGGCGTGGCTGGCCGCGTGGCACACGGCGCAGGTCCGCGGCGGCGAGATGCTGTGGCCGACGCTGATGAACAGCATCGCCGACACGCTCGTCCGGCTCGGCCGCCTCGACGAGGCCGACGTCTGGCAGCGAAAACTCGAGCAGGCCAACGCCTCAGGTTTCTTCCCCGACAGCTACCTTCCGCAAATGGCGATGCGCCGCGGGCAGATCGCCATGGCGCGCGGCCGGCCCGACGAGGCCGCCACGGCATTCACGGCGGCCGCGGAGTCGTCCATGTACGAAGTGATGGTCGGGGCCCAGTACGGGCTGGCCGCGGCGCGCCACGCACGCCGCGACTTCGCCGGCGCCGGCGTCGCGCTGGAGCAGGCGATTACCCGCATCGAAGCCGGCCGCACCAGCATCACCGGCGCCACCTTGCGCGCCAGTTATCTGTCACTGCACGCCAAGGCGTACCGCGAGCTGATCCGCGTGCGCTGGGAAGCAGAGGGACCGGCGGCGGCCGCGGCCGCTCTCGAAATTGCCGAAGCCGGGCGGGCCCGCGCCCTGCTCGATGCGCTGTCATCGGCACAGGTAGCCGGCGCCGCGGCGCCGACATTGAGCGCGGCGGCCGTACAAGCCACCCTCGGCCAGGACGATGTGCTCGTCGAGTACGTCTCGGCCGACAACCTGCTGCTGGCGATCACCGTGACCCGCGATCACCTCGCGATGACCGCGCTGCCGCTCGCCGGTACCGCCACCGATCTGGGTCGGCGCATCGACTTCTTCAGCGCGTTGGTGCAGGAGAGCAAGGACGAGACCCGGCTCGGTCCCACCGCAAGCCGGCTCTACAACGACGTCCTCGCGCCGGCGCTGGCCGGCCTGCCGTCAACCGCACGCAACCTGATCATCGCCGCCGATGGTCCGCTGCATCGATTGCCCTTCGACGCGCTCGGCCATCCCGTGCCGCTGATCGAGCGGTGGAACATCGTGACGGTGCCGTCCGCCACTGTGCTCGCCAACCGCGTTCGTCGCGACCAGCACACCGGGGCCGCGCTGGTGGTCGCCGCACCGGCCACCACGGCCGCCCTCGATCCGCTGCCGGCAGCGGCGGCAGAAGCCGCGGCCATCCGCCGGCGCGTCGGCGGTGAAGTGGCTGAGCTGACTGGCACCGAGGCCACCAAGACGCACCTGGCCGCCCACGGGCTGTCCCGTTTTGCGGTCCTGCACTTCGCCAACCACGCGGTGGTGGACGAGGAGCGCCCGCTGCGGTCGGCGCTGATGCTCGCCGGCGACGACCGGTGGACGGCCGAAGAAATCTACCGGCAGAAACTCGGAGCCGACCTGGTGGTGCTGTCGGCGTGCAGCACGGCAGCGGGCGCGCCGTCACCGGGTGAAGGCGTCATGAGCCTGTCGCGAGCGTTCCTCTATGCCGGTGCCGCCGCCACGCTGGCAACCCTGTGGGACGTGCCCGACGCGCCGGGCCCGATCTTCGCCGACGTGCTGTATCGCGAGCTGGCGGCCGGCCAGCCACTCGGGGCGGCAGCGGCCAACGCCCGCCGCGAGCTGCGTCGGCGCGGCGCCCCGCCGCGGGCGTGGGCGGCCTACGTGTTGACCGGCAGTCCAGGCGCGCAGGTGGGCATCACGGCGCGGCCGGCCCCCTGGCATTACTCCGCATCTACCGCCGGCAACCTGGCCGTGATGCTGTTACTGGCAAGCGTGGTGGTGTTCTTTACGACGCCTGGCAGGACGTGGGTCGTGACGTCCGCGGCCGGGGCTGCCGCCGCTGGCGTGGCGGTCATCCTCGTGATGCCCTGGCCGGCAGGGAGCCTGGGGTTGCAATCCGGTGGCGAAGTCGATCGTGGCGCCACCGGGGCGTCCATCGAGCCGATCGTCAGCCATGACCGGTTGGTCTGGATGCCGGTGCCGTCAGCCGACGAGCACATCGTCGAGGTGTTCGACGCCACCGGGCTGCCCATCGGCCCGGCGACGACCACGCCATCTCCCTTCGCGATCCCGGCGACGACCGCCGACGGGTGGATTCGCGTCGAGGCCCGGCGGCAAGGCGAGTTGCTCGCACGCTCGGCCCTGGTGCGACTGGCCGGGCGTCCTCGCTGA
- a CDS encoding sigma-70 family RNA polymerase sigma factor, translating into MSGADPHDIEAFVRRYARLVRTVAMRVGGPRGREIAEDVEQRVFLSIWRQMEREQTITNPSSYVYRCAVRETVRMLTETDEPAEADPVELEQQPGGDTPADHLARRERARLTAEALREMAADRRRAVQAHLAGFSVNETMTMYEWSYQRARNLVARGMADLRAGLRKRGIDG; encoded by the coding sequence ATGTCCGGTGCCGACCCCCACGACATCGAGGCGTTCGTGCGCCGCTACGCGCGGCTGGTGCGGACGGTCGCCATGCGGGTGGGTGGCCCCCGGGGCCGGGAAATCGCCGAAGACGTGGAACAGCGCGTGTTCCTCAGCATCTGGCGGCAGATGGAGCGTGAGCAAACCATTACCAACCCGTCCTCTTATGTTTACAGGTGCGCCGTCCGGGAAACGGTCCGGATGCTCACCGAGACCGACGAACCCGCCGAGGCGGATCCGGTCGAGCTCGAGCAGCAACCTGGCGGCGACACGCCCGCGGATCACCTCGCGCGGCGCGAACGGGCGCGGCTGACCGCGGAGGCGTTGCGCGAGATGGCGGCTGACCGGCGGCGCGCGGTGCAAGCGCACCTGGCCGGGTTTTCGGTGAATGAAACAATGACGATGTACGAGTGGTCGTATCAACGCGCGCGCAACCTGGTCGCCAGGGGCATGGCCGACCTGCGTGCCGGACTGCGAAAACGAGGAATCGATGGCTGA
- a CDS encoding HAMP domain-containing sensor histidine kinase: MTSPRPSAARDKTDDSLREERDKTDLAIAEGRDLVQESADEVLKRAREEADAVLEEARRKADQLLKESAGTVSATTVVAMERKVEDATVRADRETADQTLEFERVETARVLARLLPVEREETDGRLQAERVQSDGALANRDDFLGVVAHDLRDLVSGIAMSGAAIAHISRNTEQAAQIGSAVSRIHRLSVRASRLIGDLIDVASIDAGRLAIVKDPGDLQALLAEVADEFRQSAAVKGIDLSVENTGALPARFDHARMVQVLGNLVVNAIRFSPRDGRIVLRAERAGDDVRCSVADAGPGIPADQLEKVFERFVQVNNDDRRGLGLGLFIAKRIVEGHSGRIWAESTPGQGTTVLFTIPI, translated from the coding sequence ATGACGAGCCCGAGGCCCTCCGCCGCGCGCGACAAGACCGACGACAGCCTGCGCGAAGAACGCGACAAGACTGACCTGGCAATCGCCGAGGGCCGAGACCTCGTCCAGGAGAGCGCCGACGAGGTGTTGAAGCGCGCCCGCGAGGAAGCCGACGCGGTGCTCGAGGAGGCGAGGCGGAAAGCCGACCAGTTGCTGAAGGAAAGCGCCGGCACGGTGTCGGCGACCACGGTCGTGGCGATGGAGCGGAAGGTCGAGGACGCCACGGTGCGCGCCGATCGCGAGACCGCCGACCAGACGCTCGAGTTCGAGCGCGTCGAAACCGCCCGGGTGCTGGCGCGGTTGCTGCCGGTCGAGCGGGAAGAGACGGATGGGCGGCTGCAAGCTGAGCGCGTGCAGTCAGACGGCGCGTTGGCCAATCGCGACGACTTCCTCGGCGTGGTCGCGCATGACCTGCGCGACCTGGTGAGCGGCATTGCGATGAGCGGCGCCGCCATTGCCCACATCTCCCGCAACACCGAGCAAGCGGCACAAATCGGCAGCGCGGTCTCCCGTATTCATCGTCTTTCGGTGCGCGCCAGCCGCCTGATTGGCGACCTCATCGACGTGGCCAGCATCGACGCAGGACGCCTCGCGATCGTCAAGGACCCGGGCGATCTGCAGGCGCTGCTCGCCGAGGTGGCCGACGAGTTTCGCCAGTCGGCAGCCGTCAAGGGCATCGACTTGAGTGTCGAGAACACCGGCGCCTTACCGGCCAGATTCGATCACGCGCGGATGGTCCAGGTCTTGGGAAACCTGGTCGTCAACGCCATCCGGTTCAGCCCACGCGACGGCCGGATCGTCCTGCGCGCCGAACGTGCCGGCGACGATGTGCGGTGTTCGGTGGCCGATGCCGGCCCTGGAATCCCCGCCGATCAGCTCGAGAAGGTCTTCGAACGGTTCGTGCAGGTGAATAACGACGACCGGCGCGGGTTGGGACTGGGCCTGTTCATCGCCAAGCGAATTGTCGAGGGACACTCAGGACGGATCTGGGCCGAGAGCACGCCCGGCCAGGGCACGACCGTGCTCTTTACCATTCCGATTTAG
- a CDS encoding choice-of-anchor L domain-containing protein, whose amino-acid sequence MLPARDVKWAVIGLTLLMLWHPSGAAGQSASASHLVQAMDIPATTAVLVAEISAPVLTGASAARAKFGSVLPLAGPSIAILSTGRAAAPGDNGYNKTVNHNVAGVVPPGFPVQSSKCPSTVAGAPRDQTHVAVTLTAPGNVNGLAIDFNYYSADYPKYVCTSFGDAMAIILERAGTFTTISVDDTGSPVTSNTAMFAHTQGSSLLTGTGFEQQGATGWLTASAAVTALEAVTLHFLIWDSGDGIDDSTVLLDNFRWLVDPAGGGGSGPATVDAGPDETLTAFVQPSDPSNPLSASFWTTFARQASFTGASAIYWSKDGAVVSNSWSVSAQLGLGTHTFIATVVGLDGAQVSDSVTVTVVPHGSSTVGLGGPPGPQGAAGPQGPPGPEGQAGPQGQKGDKGDPGAVPSGTVVLVMPGDPAPDGYTLVATFRQVMELVGVKGQRPVDVRVYRKN is encoded by the coding sequence ATGTTGCCAGCAAGAGATGTGAAGTGGGCCGTCATAGGTCTGACGTTGCTGATGTTGTGGCACCCATCCGGCGCGGCCGGCCAGTCGGCGAGTGCCTCGCACCTGGTCCAGGCCATGGACATTCCGGCCACCACCGCGGTGCTGGTGGCCGAGATCAGCGCGCCGGTGTTGACCGGCGCGTCGGCCGCCCGGGCCAAGTTCGGCTCCGTGCTGCCGCTGGCCGGCCCGTCCATCGCCATCCTCTCAACGGGCAGAGCGGCCGCGCCCGGCGATAACGGCTACAACAAGACCGTCAACCACAATGTGGCCGGCGTCGTTCCGCCCGGCTTCCCGGTGCAATCTTCCAAGTGCCCAAGCACCGTGGCTGGCGCGCCGCGGGATCAGACCCATGTGGCCGTCACGCTCACAGCGCCGGGCAACGTCAACGGGCTGGCGATCGACTTCAACTACTACTCGGCTGACTACCCGAAGTATGTGTGCACGTCGTTCGGCGACGCGATGGCCATCATCCTGGAGCGGGCCGGCACGTTTACGACGATCAGCGTCGACGACACCGGCTCGCCGGTCACGTCGAACACGGCCATGTTCGCCCATACGCAGGGGTCGTCCCTACTGACCGGCACCGGTTTCGAGCAGCAAGGCGCCACCGGATGGCTGACCGCATCGGCCGCGGTCACGGCACTCGAGGCGGTGACGCTGCACTTCTTGATTTGGGACTCCGGCGACGGCATCGACGATTCCACCGTGCTCCTCGACAACTTCCGCTGGCTGGTCGACCCGGCGGGCGGCGGCGGCAGCGGGCCGGCCACCGTGGACGCTGGCCCGGATGAAACGCTGACCGCGTTCGTGCAGCCGAGCGACCCGTCGAATCCGCTCTCGGCCAGCTTCTGGACCACCTTCGCGCGCCAGGCGAGCTTCACGGGCGCGTCCGCCATCTACTGGTCGAAGGACGGCGCCGTGGTATCGAATTCCTGGTCCGTGTCGGCGCAGCTCGGCTTGGGCACCCATACATTTATCGCAACCGTGGTCGGGTTGGACGGCGCGCAAGTGTCGGACTCCGTGACGGTGACGGTCGTCCCGCACGGCTCATCGACGGTCGGCCTAGGTGGTCCGCCGGGCCCCCAGGGGGCCGCAGGACCGCAGGGCCCGCCCGGACCCGAGGGGCAGGCAGGACCGCAGGGCCAGAAGGGCGACAAGGGTGATCCAGGTGCAGTGCCCAGCGGCACGGTGGTGCTGGTGATGCCTGGCGATCCGGCGCCGGACGGCTACACGCTGGTTGCGACGTTCAGACAGGTGATGGAACTGGTGGGCGTCAAGGGCCAGCGTCCCGTTGACGTCCGGGTCTATCGCAAGAACTAG